The following DNA comes from Streptomyces pristinaespiralis.
CCTTGGTGATGTTGTCGTTGGCGTCGTAGACCGGTGCCGGGGTGACGATGAAGTCGCCGGCCGCCTGGTCCTTGGGCTCCTTCTTCTCCAGCGGCCGGCCGAAGGCGTCGTAGGTCTGGGTGACCTCGGCTCCCTTGGCGTTGGTGACCGTGGTGACGTTGCCCCGTACGTCGTACCGGAAGGCCGAGGTGTGGCCTCCGGCGTCGGTGATCGTGCCCGGGTAACCGACCGGCTGGAAGTCGCTGTTGGCGGTCGCGTGCCCGTTGGCGTCGATCGCCTTGATCAGCTGGCCGTACGTGTCGTACTCCGACCTTGACGTGTAGTCGCCCTCGGTCGCGGACGCCACGCCCTTCGGGTCGGTCACCGAGGTGACGTTGCCGCGGGTGTCGTAGCCGAACTGCCAGGTGCGGCCCTCGGGGGACTTCTTCCGGAACAGGTCGGCGATGTGGCCGTTCAGGCCGGTGGAGTAGGTGAAGGTCTGGGCCGCGGTGCCGTTCTTGTTGGCCTCGGCGTCCTTCTGCTCCAGCGGGTAGCCGGTCTTCTGGTCGTAGACCCAGGTGCTGAACGCCCCGTTGGCCTCCTCGAGGCGCGTGACGTTGTTGTCCGCGTCCCAGGCCAGCTTCGTCGTCTCCGACTTGGCGTTGGTGATGGTGTTCGGGCGGCCGTAGCCGTCCAGGGACTGGGTCGTGGTGTGGTTCTCGGCGTCCGTCACCTTGGTCTCGATGAACGAGCCCGCGGTGGCGTCCGGATCGCGGTAGACGTAGCCGGTGGTGCCGCCGAGACGGTCGGTGATGGTCTGGGTGTTCCAGTGGAACTTCGGGTCGTCACCCTCGCTCGGGTAGTAGTAGTCGAGCGAGGTGGCGTTGCCGCGCGGGTCGGTGACCTTGACCAGCTTGGCGTTCTTGTTGCCCTGCTCGGCGTCGTAGACGAACCCGAACACCTTCGGCTGGGACGAGCCCGCGCCGTCGGTGAGCTTCGTCATCAGACCCTTGTCCGAGTACTCGAAGGTCACCTTGCGGCCCGAGATGTCGGTCATCGACCTGACGTGGTCGATGATCTTCGGACTGCTGGTGTCGGCCTTGGTGTAGTACTCGACGGTCAGGCTCTGCCGGCCGGCCGGGTCGGTGATGTACCGCAGGAACTTGACCGGCTTGTTGTTCGACTTGCGCTCTTCGTACGTGTAGGTCTGCGTGTTGCCGTTCTTGTCGGTGATCGACGTGAGGTAGCCGTCGCAGTCGAAGAAGAACTGCGAACGGTCAGGACGGGTCAGCGACCAGGCCTTCGGGTCCCCGTCCTTGTTCGGGGTGCAGTCCACGCCCTCGCCCTGCCGCAGCAGGTAGTGGACGCCGGCCGGTGCTTTCCACGTCCCGTCCTCCTGCTTGCGGAAGGTGTGCTCGGTGCCGTCGCCGTCGGGCAGCGTCACCTCGGTCGGGTTGGGGTTGGGGTGGAAGTCGAGCGCCGTGCCGAGCCGCAGCGGCATCGCGGCCTGCGCCGACCAGCCGTGGCCGAGGACGGTGTCGGAGGTGTCCTGCGAGTTGTACGCGAAGCGCGCGAACGTGGTCAGTCCGCGGCCGGGGTTGGAGAAGGCGTTGTACTGCCAGACCGTGTTGCCCGCGTACAGGTTCGTCATCATGGACGACCCGGCGCCGGTGTTCTTGCCCGCGTACGAGTAGAACTTCTCCAGGCCGAGCTGGTTGGACGTCGGGTCCTCGACGCGGACGTTCTGCGCCAGCGGCGGGATGGACTCCGTCGCCGACAGCCAGGTGCCCGCGGTCTTGTTGCGCAGGTCCCACTTGAGGACGTAGTCGAGGCGCTTGTTGCCCGAGTCCGAGTTGATCGGCGCCTGGAGCGCGGCCTTGACGGTGGCCGACTGGCCGGGCAGCAGGTCCTCGGGCAGGGCCGTGAAGAGCTGGTTGCCGCCGGTGGTGGCGTCGGTGCCGTCGGGCAGCGACCAGGTGTACGACAGGGCCTGGTCGGCGGCCTTCCAGGCGCTGGTGGTGGTGTTGGTGACGGTGACGTCGACGGTGTACCGGTCACCCGGCGTCATCCGGGCGGGGGTGTAGGGCGAGAAGTACGTCGAGTCCGTCGACTTGGCGAGGTAGGTGACGACGAGCTGCGGGCGCAGCTGCGGCTCCTCCGCCTCCGAGGAGAGGAAGATCGTCCGCTCCTGCGGCCCGGTGGACGACTCGTCCTTCAGCCTGACCGCGAGGCCCTTGTCGGACGCCGGGTCGCTCACCCAGGACTGGGCGAGGGAGGTGACGTTCCAGGACTGGCGGGCGGGGTCGTTGGTGACCGTGCCGACGGTGTCCGCGACGGCCGGGTCCATGTCACCGCCGGGGGTGGTCCACGCCGTGGTCGCGTTCGCCTTGTTCCAGGAGGCGTCGGCCTCGGCGAAGGCCTTGTTCAGGGCGTGGACCTCGTAGACGGCGCCGTCGCTGCCGGTGGTGGTCGTGGTGCCCCACAGGTCCAGCTGGGCGTCGATGACGCGGGAGGCCGACGGCACCTGGCTGAGCGCGGGGAACTTCAGCAGCGCCCGGGTCGTGCCGTACGTCGACGAGTTGTTGCCGACCGACAGCCAGGGGCGGCCGATGCCGGAGTCCTCGAGGGCGTCGTGACCGGTGGCCGGCTGCGTGGTGGACAGTGTGGTGTCCGCGGCGTCGCCCTGCAGGACCAGTGTGGTGCGGCCCGCCTTGGGCAGCTTCACGATCCGTGTCGGTGCGGGGACGACCTGGCCGTCCTTGGTCTTGACGGCGACCATGTAGTAGAAGACGTTCCCGAACGCGTCCACCGAGTCGGCCGGCGTCGGCGTCGCGGTGGTGTCGGTGTACGAGGTGGTGCCCTCCGGAACGGGCGCGATCAGCGTCTGCGGCGAGGGCGTGAACGTCTGGAAGACGCTGCGGTGCACCTGGTACTCGACGATGTCGTCCCGGTCGCTGATCGGGTCCTGGTCCTGGTAGGAGGACCACTTCAGCTCGGCGCCGGTGGCGTGGATCACCTGCGGCGCCTCGAGGGTGGCCCCGGGGCGGCCCCAGGTCAGCACCAGCTTCGGGAAGTTGGCGACCTCGCCCTTGTAGGCGTACTCGGCCGCCTCGTACCGCGGGCCGCCCTTGGGGCCGCCCGCGCTCTCGTCACCGGCCTTGACGACGAAGCCGTGGTTGGTGTGCGTGCCGTCGATCCACGACTGGACGGTCCTCGTCACCGGGAAGCTGTGCCAGGTGTTGGACTCGCCGGGCCGCTTGGTGACGACACCGCCCTTGGTGAAGCGCACGGCGTCGGCGAGGACCGCCGTCGAGGTGGACGCCGGACCGTCACCGAGGACGATCTTGCCCGCGGTGCCCGCCTTGAACGGGTGGGTGCCGAGCGTCTTCCAGACGCCACCGGTGCCGGCCCGCTGGTCGACGGCGTACGTCTTGCTGCCGCCGCTGTAGGTGACGGTGTACGGGGCGTTCGCGGCGCGGTCGGAGGCGGGGACGTAGTGCGCCTCGACCTGGTAGTCGCCGTCCTCCGGAAGGTTCGGCTGCCAGGTGTAGGTGTCACCCGCGACCGAGTCCTTGTTGTAGAGGTAGTCCTGGTTGACCGCGTACTGCGTGAAGGCGGTGTTGCCGGAGGCGGGCCAGGAGCCCTTCGCCGCGGTGGTGCCGCTGTCGCGGTCGTCGACCAGGACGGAGGTGCCGGAGAGCTCCCCGGTGATGCCGGAGGCGCTGTTCCACGTCGCGGTGGTCTCGTCCCAGGCGGCGGTGGCGCGGTGGGCCTCGAGCCGGACCTCGCTGTCGCCCGTGGTGTGGGTCTGGTCGAAGTACAGCTTGAGGTCGGCCGAGTCGAGCTTCGTGCCGGCGGGCACGGCGCCCAGCGGGAACCGCAGCAGGGCGCGGGACGAGCCGCTGCCGGTGTTGCCGACCGACAGGCGCCAGTTGCCGTCGTAGTTCGACGCCGGGCCGTCGGAGCTGATCATCACGTCCTGGGACTGGGAGGACGTGGGTGCTATGGAGATGGTCGGGTCGACGACCACCGGGTAGCGGCGCTCGGGCGCACTCAGCCACTTGGCGTCGGGACGCAGGGTGAGCGTGTACGAGGTGCCCTTGCCGCTCAGCTTCTGCTCGACCCGGTCGGTGCCGGCGGCCTCGTACGGCGACTCGCCGTCCTTCTTGGCGTCCGTCATGAAGGGGGCGGGAATGACCAGCGCGGGGCGGGTCGGGCCGGAGCTCTCGCTGTAGAGGGCGATCGAGCCGCCCGCACGGCGCACGGCCTGCAGCCCGCCGGTGGTGAGGGTGAACTCGTAGGACGGTGCGGTGCGGGGCGCCGCGTCGAGGACGATGCCCTCCTTCACGGTGCCGTTGCCGACCGTGTAGGTCAGATCGGTGCCGGCGCCGAGGGCGTTCTTGTACGTGACGGTGGATCCGTCGGCCTGTGGCTTCAGGCTGCCGGTGACGCCCTTGACGCCGATGGCGGCCCAGTGGCCCTCGTCCAGTTCGAAGCGGACGAGTTCACCGGGACGCTCACCGAAGTAGGTGCGTGCCACGTTGGTGGTGTTGGCGAGGGTGAAGCCCTTGCGGTCGGTCGGCTTCACCGTGGGGTCGATGGCCTGCCAGGCCTTGCCCGCCTCGTAGTGGGTGGGCACGGCGGAGACCTCGGACTGGACCCGTCCGTCGGACAGCTGCCAGTAGCGGGCGTCGGGGGTGCGCCGGTCGGTGAGCTCC
Coding sequences within:
- a CDS encoding golvesin C-terminal-like domain-containing protein; this translates as MFKRRTRRALVISCVVAVAATGVPQPAFAAPSGDGGTGIVRGLKNFFGVDDDKPAAEPPELPDTAVPSNEQIPKGRAAPAPKRVKELTDRRTPDARYWQLSDGRVQSEVSAVPTHYEAGKAWQAIDPTVKPTDRKGFTLANTTNVARTYFGERPGELVRFELDEGHWAAIGVKGVTGSLKPQADGSTVTYKNALGAGTDLTYTVGNGTVKEGIVLDAAPRTAPSYEFTLTTGGLQAVRRAGGSIALYSESSGPTRPALVIPAPFMTDAKKDGESPYEAAGTDRVEQKLSGKGTSYTLTLRPDAKWLSAPERRYPVVVDPTISIAPTSSQSQDVMISSDGPASNYDGNWRLSVGNTGSGSSRALLRFPLGAVPAGTKLDSADLKLYFDQTHTTGDSEVRLEAHRATAAWDETTATWNSASGITGELSGTSVLVDDRDSGTTAAKGSWPASGNTAFTQYAVNQDYLYNKDSVAGDTYTWQPNLPEDGDYQVEAHYVPASDRAANAPYTVTYSGGSKTYAVDQRAGTGGVWKTLGTHPFKAGTAGKIVLGDGPASTSTAVLADAVRFTKGGVVTKRPGESNTWHSFPVTRTVQSWIDGTHTNHGFVVKAGDESAGGPKGGPRYEAAEYAYKGEVANFPKLVLTWGRPGATLEAPQVIHATGAELKWSSYQDQDPISDRDDIVEYQVHRSVFQTFTPSPQTLIAPVPEGTTSYTDTTATPTPADSVDAFGNVFYYMVAVKTKDGQVVPAPTRIVKLPKAGRTTLVLQGDAADTTLSTTQPATGHDALEDSGIGRPWLSVGNNSSTYGTTRALLKFPALSQVPSASRVIDAQLDLWGTTTTTGSDGAVYEVHALNKAFAEADASWNKANATTAWTTPGGDMDPAVADTVGTVTNDPARQSWNVTSLAQSWVSDPASDKGLAVRLKDESSTGPQERTIFLSSEAEEPQLRPQLVVTYLAKSTDSTYFSPYTPARMTPGDRYTVDVTVTNTTTSAWKAADQALSYTWSLPDGTDATTGGNQLFTALPEDLLPGQSATVKAALQAPINSDSGNKRLDYVLKWDLRNKTAGTWLSATESIPPLAQNVRVEDPTSNQLGLEKFYSYAGKNTGAGSSMMTNLYAGNTVWQYNAFSNPGRGLTTFARFAYNSQDTSDTVLGHGWSAQAAMPLRLGTALDFHPNPNPTEVTLPDGDGTEHTFRKQEDGTWKAPAGVHYLLRQGEGVDCTPNKDGDPKAWSLTRPDRSQFFFDCDGYLTSITDKNGNTQTYTYEERKSNNKPVKFLRYITDPAGRQSLTVEYYTKADTSSPKIIDHVRSMTDISGRKVTFEYSDKGLMTKLTDGAGSSQPKVFGFVYDAEQGNKNAKLVKVTDPRGNATSLDYYYPSEGDDPKFHWNTQTITDRLGGTTGYVYRDPDATAGSFIETKVTDAENHTTTQSLDGYGRPNTITNAKSETTKLAWDADNNVTRLEEANGAFSTWVYDQKTGYPLEQKDAEANKNGTAAQTFTYSTGLNGHIADLFRKKSPEGRTWQFGYDTRGNVTSVTDPKGVASATEGDYTSRSEYDTYGQLIKAIDANGHATANSDFQPVGYPGTITDAGGHTSAFRYDVRGNVTTVTNAKGAEVTQTYDAFGRPLEKKEPKDQAAGDFIVTPAPVYDANDNITKVTAPNGAVSTAGYDAADQVTESTVPGDLATDAPRRTTTTYDKVGNVLTTTSPKGNETATVGDHTTTTTYDAIYQPVAVVDANGGRATSEYDNVGNIVKETDPRTNATPDPDDYSTKYEYDLNHRVTRTTDALGWTTSGRYDKDGLAIGRTDAEGNESLATYDERGALVESRVPVSKDAGGTIKYHTTRYEYDPVGNKTRTITPRGVATTDDTDDFASETVYDELNRVKEERSPFDKDTPGYTTPDTTVYAYDEVGNLESVSAPPSDGQTVRNTTRYTYYDNGWARTSTDPWDITTSYDYNQLGQQTKNTITSAGGSQQRTLSWDFYRSGNERAFFDNGVPVGRQAVLVDSSDFHNTATQGTWTRGQAEQQYGHDIASHPAGTGTAQFVWQLNIPQNGTYEVFVRHPKVSGAATDATFAVTHDGGTTSRSVDQTKDPGTWISLGKHAFVEDGPQKVTLTDKANGTVLADAVKLVRDNTGESDTEQKDFTYAYDANANKVEVKDNSPGAKIDTYRIAYDGINRVSKVEELAAGAVKNTSALTYDENGNPLTSTHDLTWSKIEYDARGLVAKVTNADSPTAGNQQITTLTYTGRGQLLRQTKPNGNTLDLTYFLDGSVKQSVEKTSGGTVVSQHDLEYSPNGHRSKDVLKLMNADDSTAYINNTYTFDYDPQDRVTKVGKAGDSPSTETYSYDANSNITEQSVAGVTTTHRYDRNRLLSSTTAGVASTYNYDPLGRLDTTSTGGQSLEKYYYDGFDRTVKTRSGTGAAATTTNYVFDPFDRTVSQSTSGTDPKTTAFTYLGLDSTLLREEVDGKADKSYQYLASGKRATQIKHKDDGAKEYSQYTTSPRGDVEAITKEDGKTRSTYGYTAYGSDDESQMTGEDKPDAQNPDKESYNAFRYNSSRWDKASGTYDMGFRNYDPGLNRFLTRDSYGGALADMSLATDPFTGNRYAFAGGNPISFVELDGHLFGLSLSDIGHAALDVVGLIPVVGEVADVANGIWYAAEGNYVDAALSMSSAIPLVGYGASAVKAGRYAKKGMDALDSANDARKTTDRAGDAADAGNDVRKADGDAPSTPAKTDAKTCKVNSFVPGTQVVLADGSSKAIEDLREGDNVLATDVESGETRGRQVTDTRSHEGDKHLVTLTVDVDGTEGHATGEITSTAGHHYWLPDSGRWAKAEQLEPGMWLRTSSGTWVQITAVDHDHAKKRVHNLTVAADHDYYVVAGGRSLLVHNECGPDYDQAASDKAGALHENLKVPGKKDGGYAYKNDTTAVVMARDQAGNIRTIVASNRRYVPKAIKSKLDESAGEVFANGKGHAEMTALQYMDSQGWEFLGGAANRNVCAYCENAVRGRGLKLSGPTFPGFVQTLAGRFQFFGERMFRR